GCGGCAACCGCCGCCGGACACCGACAAGGGGTATCCCGATGATCAATTCGCTCTTCCTCAACCTGCCGATCAAGGACCTGGACACCACGAAGACGTTCTTCGGGAAGCTCGGTTTCTCGTTCAACGAACAGTTCTCCGACGAGCGGACGGCCTGTCTGGTCCTCAACGAGAACAACTTCGTCATGCTGCTGACCGAGCCCCGCTTCAAGGACTTCGTGTCCAAGGAGATCGCCGACACCACCAGGACCACGGAGGTCCTGGTCGGCATCACCGCGGAGAGCCGCGCCAGAGTCGACGAACTGGTCGACGCCGCCCTCGCGAACGGCGGCTCCCCGGCCAACGAGACCCAGGACCACGGCTTCATGTACGGCCGCTCGTTCCAGGACCCGGACCACCACATCTGGGAGGTCGTGTGGATGGACCCGGCCGCGCTCACGGGCTGAGCCCACGCCGTACGCCGTACGACGCGAGGCGGCGGGGTCGCGGGGATCCCGCCTGATGTGCCGCACCTCACCGGCATCCGGCGGGAGGGCCGCGCACCTCGTCCCCTAGTGTCGTGATCATGCCCGAAACCTCCCTCACCGTGCTGGTCGTCCTCTGCCTCGCGGCGGCAGCGGCGGGCTGGATCGACGCCGTGGTGGGCGGGGGCGGCCTGCTCCTGCTGCCCGCGATGCTGCTCGGTCTGCCGCACGTACCCGCCGCGCACATCCTCGGCACCAACAAGGCCGTGGCGATCGTCGGCACCTCGGGCGCCGCCGTGACCTACGCGCGCAAGGCGCCGGTCGACGTGCGGAGCGCCGTACGGATCGGACTGATGGCGCTCGCCGGGTCGATGGCGGGCGCGTTCTTCGCCGCCGGGATCAGCAGCGACGTGCTGCGGCCCGTGATCATGGTGGTGCTGCTGGGTGTCGCGGCGTTCGTGATGCTGCGGCCCGCGTTCGGTACGGCGCGGGCGGGCGGGCCCGTCACCCGGGGGCGGCATCTCACGGCGATCGTCCTCGTCGGCGGCGGGATCGGCTTCTACGACGGGCTGTTCGGTCCCGGCACGGGCACCTTCCTCGTCCTGGCGCTGACCGCCGTGCTCCATCTCGACCTCGTGACGGCGTCCGCCACCGCCAAGATTGTCAACGTCTGCACCAACGCCGGGGCGCTCGCCATGTTCGCCCACCAAGGCACCGTCCTGTGGCAACTGGCCGCGCTGATGGCGGTGTTCAACCTGGCGGGCGGCATGGTCGGCGCGCGCATGGCGTTGCGCAAGGGCAGCGAGTTCGTACGCGGTGTGCTGCTCGTCGTGGTGTTCTCGCTGGTCGCGAAGCTCGCCTTCGACCAGTGGACCGCCTGACCGCCTGACTTCCTGACCGGGTGCGGCGCCCGGCGGGACGGTCACGGCAGGAGTGGGACCGGCGTGAGGTCCGGAATCGGAGTCAGGCCGGCTGCCGTACGCCGATGAGGTGCGCGTACACCACGACGTTGCCCCGGTAGCCCGTCCGCTCGGAGAAACCGCCGCCGCAGGTGATGACCCGCAGCTCGGCCCGGTCCGACTCCCCGTAGACCTTCCGGTCGGGGAAGTCCTCGTTGTCGTACACCTCGACGGCGTCGGTCGTGAAGACGGCCGTCCGGCCGTCCGCGCGGACGACCTCGATCCGCTGCCCCTTCTCCAGGGTGCCGAGGCTGTAGAAGACGGCGGGGCCGCGCGCGTTGTCCACATGGCCCGCGACGACCGCCGTGCCCCTGGCCCCCGGGGTGGCGCCGTGCCGGTACCAGCCGGCCACGTCGCCGTCCTCGGGCGGCGGCACGTCCAGGCTGCCGTCCTTCGCCAGGCCCAGCCGGGTGACGGGCGCGTCGACGTCGATCTCGGGGATCCGCAGCCGCACGGGCGAGGAGACCGGCATCGGGTCGGCGGCGGCGTCGGTGTGGAACCGGGGCCCGGCGGCGAACGCCTGGGCGGCCGACGGAATCGGCGGGGTGATGTTCTGCGAGCCGTTCTGGACCAGCCACACGCCGACGCACACGGCGCCGGCCAGCAGCCAGACCTTGCCCTTGCCCTCGACGTTCATGGGTCCTCCGGACGGTGCTCCGCCGCCCCCGGCAGCGCGGGGCGTGCCGGGGGCGGGGACCACGGCGGTACGGGGCGGGCGGTGTCGCCCGCCCCACCAGGGCGTGTGGCGAAAGTCCCGCCTGCCCTTCGGGCGGACGGCGCTGCTTTCGCGACACGCCCTAGCTGTCCTGCGCGCCGCTCGCCCGGCGGCGCAGGAGCCAGGTCCCGCCGACGGCGGCCGCGGCCAGGACGGCCGCCCCCGCCGCGATCCGGGTGGTGTCGGGCCCGACGCTGCCGCCGACCCCGGTCCGCACATGGCCGGACGGCTGCCGCTCGTGCCGGCCGTGGTGCTCGCGGCGGTGCTCGACCGTCAGGTCACCGCGGGCCCGGCCGCCGTTCTCGCAGTGCGCGAAGATCTCGTAGGTCCCGGCGCGGGTCTTCTCGGGCACCCGGAACTGGCCGACGGCGATGTCCTTGTAGTCGCCCGGCCGCAGGCGGAACTCGCCCGCCCCGAGCGAACGCGCGTCCCCCTTGCCGTGGCCGTTCCTGCCGCACGCGGTGGTGTTCACCGTGACGGTCGCGCCGGGCGCGGAGACCGAGGGGTACAGGTCCAGCTCACCGCGTTCGCCGGCGTGGGCGGCGCAGGCCACCAGGGACAGTCCGAGCGTGGTGGCCGCCAGCGCGGTACCGGTGAACAGGCGGGCGGTGGTGCGCATGGTTCTCCTCCGGGGCTGCGCGCGGTTCTCGTCTCCTCCGAGACAAGACGCCGCCCGCCGCCCACGCCTGCTGAGGGAGAATCAGATAAGCCCCTTCCGGGTGGCGTGTCCCGCTTGCGTGTCGGTATCCGCGCAGGTCAGAGCCGTGAGACCGAGCGCGCGACACGCCGGGCGCCCGGTCGTGCCGAACGGGTGAGGCGTCACGGCCCACGACGTCCACGACGTCCACGACGTCCACGACGTCCACGACGTCCGCGACGTCCGCGACGTCCGCGACGTCCGCGACGTCCGCGACGTCCGCGACGTCCGCGACGTCCACGAGGTCCACGACGTCCGCGAGGTCCACGACGTCCACGAGGTCCACGACGTCCACGACGTCCGCGAGGTCCGCGAGGTCCGCGACGTCCGCGAGGTCCACGACGTCCGCGAGGTCCGCGAGGTCCGCGACGTCCGCGAGGTCCACGACGTCCGCGAGGTCCGCGACGTCCGCGAGGTCCACGACGTCCGCGACGTCCGCGACGTCCGCGACGTCCGCGACGTCCACGACGTCCGCGACGTCCGCGAGGTCCGCGAGGTCCGCGACGTCCACGACGCCCGGGACAGGACACGACGGCAGCCACCGTCACCACAGGACACGACGCGTCAGATCTCGTCCCACTCCACCGCCTCGTACGCCGCCCGCACCGTCTCCATCAGGGCGGCGTCGACGGTGAACTCCACGTCGTCGATCCGGTGGACGGGCGCGATGCCCTGCGAGTTCGTGAGGAAGGCCGAGGCGTACGAGGGCAGGTCGGCCAGGGTCACCGGGCGCCGTACGGAGGGCAGCCGGGGCTCCAGCAGGGCCATGGTGATCCCGAGCAGCGAGGGTGCCTGCGGCCAGACCACGGAGGTGCCGTCCCAGAAGGCGATGTTGGTGACGGCCCCCTCGGTCACCAGCCCGCCGGGTGCCGTCAGCAGCGCCTCGTCGAAGCCCGCGCGCTCAGCCGCTCGCAGGTGGTACAGCTGTCCGAAGTCGGGATGCTTGATGTGCGGGACCTCGCGGGCGTACGGCACGGACAGCACGCTGTGCGGCCGGTCGTCCTTGGTCTGCGGTGGCCGGACGGTGACCATCACCCGCGCCTCCGCGTCGCCCTCCGGCCAGTGCGCGTACACGCGCGCCGAGGCGTCGGAGACCTCGCCGAGCGCGTGCCGGAGCAGGTCCCGTACGCGCTCCCCGTCCAGGCCCGCGCCGAACAGCTCACGGGTGGCCGAGTCGAGCCGGGCGAGATGGAGGTCCCGCCCGCGCACCCGGCCGCCCCTTATCTGCATGGCGGTGAAGTGCCCGTACGCGTTGAACGCGGGGACCCGCAACGCGGCCCCCGTCGCGGGACGGCCGTTGATCTCGACGACGTCGAGCGGTGTCACAGGTGTCATGGGCCCACGGTAGAGGCGGTGGTCCGGGACCGGCCGCCGGGGTCGCGGGGGCCCGCGGACCGGCCCGGGGGCTCGGTTCCGGGCGCCGGGGCTCAGCCAGTGCGGCCGGTGAGTTCGCGGGCGCGGCGTACCGTCGCCGCGTCGACCATCTCGCCCCGGGCGTCCCGGAACACCCCGCTGCCCTCGCCGATCCGCCGGTCGAAGAGATCCAGCAGGGCGTGCGCGTCCGCCAGTTCGCCGGGGTCGACGCCGAACACCTCGTTGGCGACGGCGACCTGCGCCG
Above is a window of Streptomyces sp. NBC_01498 DNA encoding:
- a CDS encoding aminotransferase class IV — encoded protein: MTPVTPLDVVEINGRPATGAALRVPAFNAYGHFTAMQIRGGRVRGRDLHLARLDSATRELFGAGLDGERVRDLLRHALGEVSDASARVYAHWPEGDAEARVMVTVRPPQTKDDRPHSVLSVPYAREVPHIKHPDFGQLYHLRAAERAGFDEALLTAPGGLVTEGAVTNIAFWDGTSVVWPQAPSLLGITMALLEPRLPSVRRPVTLADLPSYASAFLTNSQGIAPVHRIDDVEFTVDAALMETVRAAYEAVEWDEI
- a CDS encoding class F sortase; translation: MNVEGKGKVWLLAGAVCVGVWLVQNGSQNITPPIPSAAQAFAAGPRFHTDAAADPMPVSSPVRLRIPEIDVDAPVTRLGLAKDGSLDVPPPEDGDVAGWYRHGATPGARGTAVVAGHVDNARGPAVFYSLGTLEKGQRIEVVRADGRTAVFTTDAVEVYDNEDFPDRKVYGESDRAELRVITCGGGFSERTGYRGNVVVYAHLIGVRQPA
- a CDS encoding VOC family protein, coding for MINSLFLNLPIKDLDTTKTFFGKLGFSFNEQFSDERTACLVLNENNFVMLLTEPRFKDFVSKEIADTTRTTEVLVGITAESRARVDELVDAALANGGSPANETQDHGFMYGRSFQDPDHHIWEVVWMDPAALTG
- a CDS encoding sulfite exporter TauE/SafE family protein, with amino-acid sequence MPETSLTVLVVLCLAAAAAGWIDAVVGGGGLLLLPAMLLGLPHVPAAHILGTNKAVAIVGTSGAAVTYARKAPVDVRSAVRIGLMALAGSMAGAFFAAGISSDVLRPVIMVVLLGVAAFVMLRPAFGTARAGGPVTRGRHLTAIVLVGGGIGFYDGLFGPGTGTFLVLALTAVLHLDLVTASATAKIVNVCTNAGALAMFAHQGTVLWQLAALMAVFNLAGGMVGARMALRKGSEFVRGVLLVVVFSLVAKLAFDQWTA